A region of the Microbacterium sp. SL75 genome:
TACGACCCCGACGAGCGCTACGCCGCGGGCGACTTCGTCAACCAGCACCCCGGCGGTGCCGGCATCCCGGCATTCATCGCCGGCGACGAGCCGCTCGTGGGCGAAGACGTGGTGCTGTGGCACACCTTCGGGCTCACGCACTTCCCCCGCAACGAGGACTGGCCCGTCATGCCGATGGACTACGCCAAGTTCACGCTCAAGCCGTACAACTTCTTCGAGCGGAACCCCGTGCTGAACGTGCCCGCACCGGCCTCGACGCACTGCTCGCCCGCCGCGCACGCATCCGAGCACGAGCACGGCCACGACGCGGGCGACGCCCCGGCCGCCGAATGCCACTGCTGAGGCGATGAGCGAGATCCTCCACGTGGCGGCGGTCGCCCCCGCCGCGGTCGGTGCCTGCTGTCTGGCAGCCGATCGCGCGCGGGTGCGACCGCCCGAGGTCCTGGCATCCGCCCTCATGCTCCTGGCAATGCTGGATGCCGCGGTGTTCGGGGTGGTCGCTCCGGTCTGGTGGACGGGGCTCCTGCTCGCCGGCGCGATCGCACTCACCGTGTGGCGCCGGCCGCGTCAACGCCGGACGCCGCACGTCCCCGCGCTGATGACCGTCCATACGACGCTCGGAATGGTCGTGATGGGCGGGCTGCAGCTCGGCATGGGCGGGCACGCCGCCCCCGCCGGCCATGCCCATGGGCTCGCCCTGGCGCCCGTGCTGCTCGGCACAGCAGCGGTCTACGCGGTGCTGTCTCTCAAGATGATGCGTCGGATGCGGGCTCGGCTCGACCGCGCCCAGATCGGTGCGATGGCGGCATCCGTCGCTCTTATGGCGGTGGCGTCGGTGTGACCCCGCGCGCGGCTCGCGAGGTCACGTGTGCCGAAGAGACGCGCGTTCCGCGGCCCGGGCCGCGCGCCCCGTCAGCGCGGCCGCACCACCACCGGGTGCCCGGCAAACCGCGGGCATCGAGCCGTGGCGGGTGGCGTCGCTGCTGCTCGCCGAGATCGGCCTCGACGCCGACTGAGCGCGCCCTCCCACCCGACGGCACCGCGGGGCGGGAGGGCCTCGCCGCTCGCCCGCCCCGCGGATCCTGCGCGGTCAGCGGGCGAGACGCAGCGTGACCAGTTGGAACGGGCGCAGGTCGAGTTCGACCACTCCGCCCGCCACGCTCGTCACCGCGGCGGCGTCGACCTCGCGCTCGAGCAGATCGGTCTCGGTGACACCCGCGACCTCGAACCCGGCCTCCACGCGCGCGCGCGTGCGCTCGCCCAACGCCTCGTACAGGCGCACGACGACGTCTCCCGAGCCGTCCTGCGCGAGCTTGACCGCCTCGACGACCACCCCGGGACGATCGAGCGTGACCAGGGGTGCGACCGTCGACTCGGCGGCATCCGCCACCGTGCGCTCGGGCAGGTTGGTGCGGTAGCCCTCGGCCACGGCGTCGACCACGTCGGCGCCCACGACGATACCGACCTCGAGGTGGTGCGCTCCCTGGTCCTGACCGGGATCGGGGAATTTCGCCGAGCGGATGATCGACAGCCGCACCAGCGAGAACGTTCCACCCGCCCCGCGCTCGTGGCGCGTGATGTCGTGGCCGTAGGTGGAGTCGTTGGTGACGGCCACGCCGAACCCCGGCTCGGCCACCCGGACCCAGCGGTGGGCGGCGGTCTCGAAGCGCGCGGCGTCCCACGAGGTGTTCGTGTGGGTCGGACGAACGACGTGACCGAACTGGATCTCGCTGGCCGCGCGATCGGTGTGCACGTCCACGGGCACACCGAGCTTGAGGAGCTTCTGCTGCTCGTGCCAATCGACCTCGAGCGAGAGACGCACCGTGCGCGACCCGTTGGCCAGGGCGATGCGCGTGACGATCGTGGAATCGCCCGTGCGTCGCTCGACCAGCACCGCGTCGCCGTCGAGGCGGACGGCCTCGGCGGAGTCGAGGGGGGTGACATGGCGACGGTAGGTCTCGTCGATGTCCCACGCGTCCCACTGGGTGGGAGTGTCGCGGAACACCTCGAACAGCCCCGCCGACTCTCCGGCGGGAACGGCCTCGCGACCCGAGGCGACCTCGATCATCGAGGTGATCAGACCGCGGCCGTCGACGACCACGCGCACGAGGCCGTTGTCGAGCACGAAGCCCTCGCCCGCGGGCCGGGGTGCGACGTCGCCGGCCGGGACCGCGGGGGCGATCGCGAGCGCCGGGGTCCCGGCACGACGGTGAGGCGCGGCGTTCGCCACGACCGCGTGCTCCCCGGTGCCCACGAGAGCGCGGAGGCTGTCGGCGATGATCTGCTCGAGCTCCGTCGCGATCGCCGCGTAGTTGCGCTCGGCATCGCGGTGCACCCACGCGATCGAGGTGCCGGGCAGGATGTCGTGGAACTGCTGCAGCAGCACCAGGCGCCACAGGCGACGCAACGCCCCGGCCGGGTAGGCGGCACCGGTGCGCACGGTCGCGGTCGAAGCCCACAGCTCGGCCTCGCGCAGCAGGTGCTCGCTGCGGCGGTTGCCCTGCTTGGTGCGCAGCTGGCTGGTGTACGTGCCGCGGTGGAACTCCAGGTACAGCTCCCCCGCCCACACGGCCGGATCGGCGTACTCGGCCTCGGCCGTTTCGAAGAAGGCACGCGGGGTGGAGTGCTTCACCACCGGCGCGCCCTCGAGCGAGTGCGTGCGAGCGATCGTCGCGGTCATCTCGCGGGTGGGTCCGCCGCCGCCGTCGCCGAAGCCGTAGGGAAGGAGCGAGGTGCGCGCGCGGCCCTTGTCGGCGAAGTTGCGCTCGGCGTGCGCGAGGTCGGCCGCGGTGACCTCGGAGTTGTACTTGTCGACCGGCGGGAAGTGCGTGAAGATGCGCGAACCGTCGATCCCCTCCCAGCGGAAGGTGTGGTGCGGGATGCGGTTGGTCTCGTTCCACGAGATCTTCTGCGTGAGGAACCAGCGGGCGCCCGCGGCCTTCATGATCTGGGGCAGCGCTGCGCTGTAGCCGAAGGAGTCGGGCAGCCACACCTCCTCGGTGTCGATGCCGAACTCCTCGAGGAAGAACGACTTGCCCTCGACGAACTGCCGGGCCATGGCCTCGCCGCCCACCATGTTGGTGTCGGACTCGACCCACATGCCGCCCACCGGCACGAAGCGCCCCTCGGCGACGCGCGCCTTGAGCCGCTCCCAGAGGGCCGGGTAGTGCTCCTTCATCCACGCGAACTGCTGCGCGGACGAGCTGGCGAAGACGAACTCGGGATCTTCGTCCATGAGCGAGAGCACGTTGCTGAAGGTGCGCGACACCTTACGGGCGGTCTCCCGCACCGGCCAGAGCCACGCCGAGTCGATGTGCGCATGACCGACCGCGTGCAGGACATGAGCGCTGGATGCCGCGGGGGCGGCGAGCAGAGGAGCGAGCGCGTCGCGACCGGCCTGCGCCGTCGCCGCGACGTCATCGGGATCGACCGCGTCGATCGCGGCATCCATTCCCTCGAGGAGGGTCGCCCGGCGCGCGGAGGTGGCGTCGAGCTCGGCGATGAGGCCGTGCAGGAGCCGGAAGTCCTGCAGCAGCTCCCACACCGCGAGGTCGCGCAGGCCGATCGACATCTCGCGCAGCGTATAGAGAGGAGCATCTCCCGCCGTCGCGGGGTCGCCGAGGTGCGTCGGCTCGAACGTGAAGAGGCTGCCCACGTCGGGGTTGGAGGCGGCCTCGACGAGCACGTCGATCCGGCCGTCGGTGCCGATGGCCGCCGCGGTGGCGTTGTTGAAGGGCGAAACGCCCTTGATCGGTGCCCCGTCGCGGTTCCAGATCAGCGCCTCGCACTGGAAGCCGCTCTGCCCGGCGGTGAACCCGAGGTCGACGACGAACTCGGCCACCGTCCCGGCGGGCAAGGTGCCCGAGCCGTCACGCCAGGCGGCGGGGATCTCTCCCGACACGGCGAACCAGGTGGTGCCCCACGCCCGACCCCACGGCGTTCCGACGGCGAAGGGGCGGTACTCGGCATCCCGAGCCTCGGCGAAGGTCACGGGCTCGCCGGGGGCCTCCCATGCCTGGATGTCGAGGGGCTGGCGGGCGCGGTAGACGGCGGGGGCGAGACGCTCGCGGACGAAGCGTTCGATGCGCATCTCGGTGAGCGCGGTGCGGTCGTGCATGAAGGTGGATTCCTTGTCTGGGGGGACGGGTCAGCCCTTGACCGCGCCGGCGAGGGCCGACGGGCCGCCGAGTCCGCGCTGCACGAGCACGTACAGGCCGAGGACCGGAAGGGAGTAGACGATCGAGTAGGCCGCGAGCTGGCCGTAGGCCACGGCTCCGAACGACCCGAAGAAGTTGAAGATGCTGACCGCCGCCGGCTGGTAGTCGGGGCTGAGCAGCAGCACGAAGGGAACGAAGAAGTTCCCCCACGCCTGGATGAACGTGAAGATGAACACCACCGCGATGCCCGGGCGCATGAGGGGCAGCACGATCTGGACGAGGGTGCGCATCGAACCCGCACCGTCCATCCATGCGGCGTGTTCGAGCTCGACGGGTACGCCGTCCATGAAGTTCTTCATCATCCAGATCGCGATCGGCAGAGCGCTCGCGGTCAGGAAGAGGATCGTGCCGCCGATCGAGTCGATGAGATTCAGCTGCACGAACAAGCTGTAGACCGGCACCATGATCGCCGTGATCGGAAGGCACGTGCCGAAGAGCACCGCGTAGAGGAAGGGCTTTCCCACGCGCATCCTGTACCGCGACAGCGGATAGGCGGCGAGCGAGGCGAGCACGACCGTCGCGATCGAGGTGCCTCCCGCCAGCAGGACGCTGTTCCACAGGGGCTGGAAGAGCAGGTCGGGCTTCATGACGGCGGCGAAGTTGTCGAGGGTGACGACCTCGGGCATCTTGATGGCGAGGGTGGGTTGCGCATCGAGCGAGGCCGTGACGAGCCAGACGAGAGGCACGACGAACAGGATGCCGACGACGAGGAGCAGCGTGTTGGCGACGACCCGCAGCACACGGGTACGCGGCGACGACAGGGACGCCTTCTTGCGCGCGGGTGCACGGCGCGACGACCGGACGCGAGCGCCGGTGACCTCGGGAAGGGTGGCGGTGGTCATGAGGAGACCTCCTCGCGCAGCGCGCGGACGTAGAAGAAGGAGAAGATCGCACCGATGAGCAGCATGATCGTGGCGATCGCAGTGCCGTACCCGAGCTCGCCGAACTTCAGGCCCTCCTGGTAGGCGAGGATCGGCAGCGTCGTGCTCTTGTTGCCGGGGCCACCGCCGGTCATGACGAAGATGAGCGTGAAGACCGAGAGGGTCTGCAGCGTGACGATCATCGAGTTCGTCCCGATGGTCGAGCGGATCATGGGGATCGTGATGAGCAGGAGGCGCTTGATGCCGCTCGCGCCGTCGACCTCGGCGGCCTCGGTGATCTCGGGCGGCACGTCGGCCAGAGCCGCCGAATAGACCATCATCGAGAAGGCCGTCCCGCGCCAGATGTTGGCGAAGATGACCATGAGCACCGGCATCGTGAACAGCCAGCTGACCGGGTCGAGCCCGAAGACGGCGAGGATGGCGTTGAGGGTGCCGTTGTCGCGGAAGAAGGCGTAGGCGGCGAAGGCCGCGACAATCTCGGGCAGCACCCACGCCGTGACGACGATCGTGCCGACCACCGCGGTGACGACGCGGTTGCCCGAGCGCATCATGAGAGCAAGTGCGAGACCCAGGATGTTCTGGCCGATGACGGCCGAGAAGAACACGAAGACGATCGTGTTGACGACCGCGACCGGGAAGTCGGGGGCCTTGAAGAGCTGGGTGTAGTTGTCGAGGCCGACGAACTCGCTCGCGACCGCCGTGGAGCCCGAGAGCGTCGCGTTGGTGAGGGAGCCCCACAGCGAGACGAGGATCGGACCGAGCAGGAACACGGCGAGCAGCAGTGCTGCGGGAAGGAGCGGGAGCGCCCGGGCCGAGGACCGGAGGCCGCGCGTCTTGGCGCGCGACCCCCGGTCGGTTCCGGTCGCCCCGGTCTGAGCCAGGGCGGTCATGCTCAGCCGTTCTGGGTGTTGTCTTCGCCGACGATGCCGATGACGGCCTGATCGTAGGCGGCGGCCGCGTCGTCGACGCTGGACTGCCCGGTCATGACGGCTTCCATGGCGACCTGGATCTGGTTCGAGATCTTGTCGTAGTCCTCGGTCGCCGGACGGAAGTGCGTGGTGTCGACGAAGCTCGAGAACGTCTTGAAGCTCGGGTTCGCGTCGAGGTACTCGCTGGACTGGGCCACGTCGGAGCGCACCGCGATCTGGCTGTTGTCGATGTTGTAGGACGTGGCGTTGTCCTTGTTGACGGCCGTGGAGAGGAAGTCCCACGCGGCGTCGGCGTTCTTGGTGTTCTTGCCGATCGCGAGCGTCCACCCGCCCGACATGCTGGTCGTGCCGGGCGCCTGCCCCTTCTGCGTCGGCATCGCGGCGATGCCGAGGGCGTCGCTCCATGCGGGCCACGGGGCCGTGCCGCCGTCGACCCAGGCGGCCGACTGCCAGGAGCCGTCGAGGGCGATGGCGAGCTTGCCCTTGGGCAGCCAGTCGGCGGTCACGCTGGTGAAGATGTTGGGGTCGAGCGCCTGCTGGAGCGAGGGCCCGAGGCCGCCCTGGTAGACGTCGCTGACGAACTGCAGCGAGTCCTTGAAGCCCTGGCTGCCCACCACCCACTTCTTCGAGGAGGTGTCGTAGAGGCTGTCTTCGGTGCCGTAGAGGAGCATCTCGAGACCCTGCATGGATGCCGCTTCGCCGGCCGTCTTGCCCGAGTAGACGTTGATCGGGATGACGTCGGGGTCGGCCGCCTTGACCTTCTCGGCCGCGGAGAGCACGTCGGCCCAGGTCTTCGGCTGCCAGGGCACCGAGATGCCGGCCTTCGCGAAGATCTCCTTGTTGTACCAGAGGCCGCGGGTGTCCGTGCCGAGCGAGACGCCGTAGGTCTTGCCATCGGGGCCGAGACCGGCCTGCTTGGCCCCCTCGGCGAACTGCGACCAATCGCTCCACGTCGAGAGGTAGTCGTCGAGGGGAAGCAGGTAGCCGGCGGCCGCGTCGGACTGGATCTTGAAGGTGTCTTCGTACTGGACGTCGGGGGCGGTGCTGGCCGACTTGTTCATCAGCGCGAGCTTCGTGTAGTAGTCGGCGCCCTCGGCCTGGATCGGCACGAGCTCGACGGTCATACCCGGATGCGCGGCCTCGTACTGCGACTTGGCGGTCTCCATCAGCGTCTGCATCTGGTTGAAGGTCGCCGTGGTCTGGTACGCGACGCGGATCGTCTTTCCGTCGCCCGCACCCGCGCTCCCCGCGGAGCAGCCGGCGAGGGCCACGGTCAGGGCGGTGGCGGTCAGAAGACCGGTCGCCATCGTCAGTTTCTTCATTGAAGCTCCCTTGCTCGGGTGGAGACACCGCGTCGCCAGAACCTTTTATAAATCAAATGGACTAACTCGGCAAGTCCGAGAGCGCGAGCGCGCGTAACGATCGGGACTCGCCCGGCTATGAGAGACGGTGGGCGCGCCTCAGAGCGCGATCATCATGCGCGCCGGCCGCGCGGAGAAGGCACCGTCGAGCATGAGGCAGGCGGCCCCGACGGCCGCCACATCGGACCCGACACGTGAGCGGCGCACGACGATCTCGCGCGTCGCGGTCGAGGCGGCGTCCACCGCGACGCGCTCGGCGACGATGTCGCCCAGGACTCCCGCGAGACGCTCCCACACCGGACCGCCGAGGACCACCTCGTCGACGTCGATGAGGTTGTTCGTCACCACGAGCGCTCGGGCGATGCGCGCCCCCGCCTGTCGCAGCACGGCGGCCGCGCGCTCCTCGCCCTCGCGGGCGTCTCGCACGAGCCGATCCAGATCGGGACGGGTGTCCCCGGCGCGAGCGGGAGCGTACCCCGCCTCGGCGAGCA
Encoded here:
- a CDS encoding carbohydrate ABC transporter permease, encoding MTALAQTGATGTDRGSRAKTRGLRSSARALPLLPAALLLAVFLLGPILVSLWGSLTNATLSGSTAVASEFVGLDNYTQLFKAPDFPVAVVNTIVFVFFSAVIGQNILGLALALMMRSGNRVVTAVVGTIVVTAWVLPEIVAAFAAYAFFRDNGTLNAILAVFGLDPVSWLFTMPVLMVIFANIWRGTAFSMMVYSAALADVPPEITEAAEVDGASGIKRLLLITIPMIRSTIGTNSMIVTLQTLSVFTLIFVMTGGGPGNKSTTLPILAYQEGLKFGELGYGTAIATIMLLIGAIFSFFYVRALREEVSS
- a CDS encoding extracellular solute-binding protein, giving the protein MKKLTMATGLLTATALTVALAGCSAGSAGAGDGKTIRVAYQTTATFNQMQTLMETAKSQYEAAHPGMTVELVPIQAEGADYYTKLALMNKSASTAPDVQYEDTFKIQSDAAAGYLLPLDDYLSTWSDWSQFAEGAKQAGLGPDGKTYGVSLGTDTRGLWYNKEIFAKAGISVPWQPKTWADVLSAAEKVKAADPDVIPINVYSGKTAGEAASMQGLEMLLYGTEDSLYDTSSKKWVVGSQGFKDSLQFVSDVYQGGLGPSLQQALDPNIFTSVTADWLPKGKLAIALDGSWQSAAWVDGGTAPWPAWSDALGIAAMPTQKGQAPGTTSMSGGWTLAIGKNTKNADAAWDFLSTAVNKDNATSYNIDNSQIAVRSDVAQSSEYLDANPSFKTFSSFVDTTHFRPATEDYDKISNQIQVAMEAVMTGQSSVDDAAAAYDQAVIGIVGEDNTQNG
- a CDS encoding carbohydrate ABC transporter permease, with translation MTTATLPEVTGARVRSSRRAPARKKASLSSPRTRVLRVVANTLLLVVGILFVVPLVWLVTASLDAQPTLAIKMPEVVTLDNFAAVMKPDLLFQPLWNSVLLAGGTSIATVVLASLAAYPLSRYRMRVGKPFLYAVLFGTCLPITAIMVPVYSLFVQLNLIDSIGGTILFLTASALPIAIWMMKNFMDGVPVELEHAAWMDGAGSMRTLVQIVLPLMRPGIAVVFIFTFIQAWGNFFVPFVLLLSPDYQPAAVSIFNFFGSFGAVAYGQLAAYSIVYSLPVLGLYVLVQRGLGGPSALAGAVKG
- a CDS encoding alpha-mannosidase, with translation MHDRTALTEMRIERFVRERLAPAVYRARQPLDIQAWEAPGEPVTFAEARDAEYRPFAVGTPWGRAWGTTWFAVSGEIPAAWRDGSGTLPAGTVAEFVVDLGFTAGQSGFQCEALIWNRDGAPIKGVSPFNNATAAAIGTDGRIDVLVEAASNPDVGSLFTFEPTHLGDPATAGDAPLYTLREMSIGLRDLAVWELLQDFRLLHGLIAELDATSARRATLLEGMDAAIDAVDPDDVAATAQAGRDALAPLLAAPAASSAHVLHAVGHAHIDSAWLWPVRETARKVSRTFSNVLSLMDEDPEFVFASSSAQQFAWMKEHYPALWERLKARVAEGRFVPVGGMWVESDTNMVGGEAMARQFVEGKSFFLEEFGIDTEEVWLPDSFGYSAALPQIMKAAGARWFLTQKISWNETNRIPHHTFRWEGIDGSRIFTHFPPVDKYNSEVTAADLAHAERNFADKGRARTSLLPYGFGDGGGGPTREMTATIARTHSLEGAPVVKHSTPRAFFETAEAEYADPAVWAGELYLEFHRGTYTSQLRTKQGNRRSEHLLREAELWASTATVRTGAAYPAGALRRLWRLVLLQQFHDILPGTSIAWVHRDAERNYAAIATELEQIIADSLRALVGTGEHAVVANAAPHRRAGTPALAIAPAVPAGDVAPRPAGEGFVLDNGLVRVVVDGRGLITSMIEVASGREAVPAGESAGLFEVFRDTPTQWDAWDIDETYRRHVTPLDSAEAVRLDGDAVLVERRTGDSTIVTRIALANGSRTVRLSLEVDWHEQQKLLKLGVPVDVHTDRAASEIQFGHVVRPTHTNTSWDAARFETAAHRWVRVAEPGFGVAVTNDSTYGHDITRHERGAGGTFSLVRLSIIRSAKFPDPGQDQGAHHLEVGIVVGADVVDAVAEGYRTNLPERTVADAAESTVAPLVTLDRPGVVVEAVKLAQDGSGDVVVRLYEALGERTRARVEAGFEVAGVTETDLLEREVDAAAVTSVAGGVVELDLRPFQLVTLRLAR